The following is a genomic window from Neodiprion virginianus isolate iyNeoVirg1 chromosome 1, iyNeoVirg1.1, whole genome shotgun sequence.
GCGCCTCAGTGACGTACAACATACCACTACTGCCGGTACAGCGTGTTGGTATaccgaataaaaatattagggggaaaaaaaaaaaacatccaaaCCAAGAGGggaataatagtaataataaccgAGTGAACAAGAACAAGTGATGAGAAGTGTAAAATGTTAATTGGTGATAACAAGTTATTAATAAATAGTGGTGTCCGTAACGGAATCGTAATCAAAGTGTTGTTATGTGGGGCCACAGCGGTGGTGGCCAATACCAGGagcatcgtcatcgtcgtcatcatctTCGGCAGCAGAATCGTCCTCGTGGCCGTCGTGCAGTTTTCATCGTTAACGAAAGCATCCCGTTCGTCGATTGCGAAATCCGGTGATCCGGTGCCGCGTGTAAAGTCTTTGCCGAGCTGGGCCGACGGAGGTGAGGAAAACCGGCGGGATATCGATACGAGATCGTCGTCGTCGAATTCGTCGAGCCTCGTCGATGATCAGagggagaagagaagaaggcGGCAGCTGCAACGACGCGTCGTGATCTTCGCTGTTCTCGTTAAAAAACGCAGACGTAAAACAATCAGCCCTCTTCTAGCCGCGAAGGCGGTGGTGGTCCCGCTTTGCTCATCCGATCTTTCACTCGGTAGTATCAGCGCCAAAGGCGGCGGCGCGCCGACACAACAAGTCGGCCAAGAGACGGCGAGGGCGACGGGTGGTGAGGGGGtggaggagaaggagaaggagaggaAGAGGCAACGACGACACACACGCGTCGTCCGCGACGCCGCGAGCAGCGGCAACTCCGTTCTTCCTATTCTTCTTCGACTTTGCGTTCCGAGGCTACGTACTTCTCATTATTGCAGCCTACCGTTGGTACCGCCGGTCGCATCGAAAACCCGGCGTCGCTCTTATTGTCCCGCATGCGAGGGAAGAACGCTGAATATACAGGCCTGAAGAAGAAGATTTAAAGAAATATCCCCCCCACGTAGCGAAGCGTGCGTCTGTGTGGATATTCTGGAGAATAGAGAAATATTTAATCCTTCTCTCTTCCTGCGTATTATACCGTTActacgattatttttaattggttttttttttttttttttttttaaattctactTTTCCTTCTTTCGTTATCGTCGCTATTCCCTGCGTACTGTATATATAATCAATCTCCCGCTCTCTCGCTCGCATCTGCATTTCTTCGCGAAGGTGCTTTGTGTACGTAATAACACAACGTATTAACGAACAGTGAGACAGATATCTGATTGCCTAGAGAGAAATAAGAGAGACACGTCGACGGTGATAATCTAGTGATTCGTGGAGTTGAAAAGGGGatagtgataaaaaataaaattgttgacTGAGGAAAAttaaggaaagaaggaaatagataagataataatataagaaacggagaaaaaaaccaaacaaacacagtgcgtgtgtgtgtctgtgcgcgtgataaaaaagtgaaatagaaaaaatagaCAAACTCTTTGAGAAACGCGGTTAAAAGTACTGGCCCCCAAATGCACAACCGGGAAATCCTGTTTCATGTTCATGTTCTGGAGCAAACGGACTCTGCTCACTAAACGTCTCCTTAAGGCAAAAGTCCGTGGGGAGCATGAAACCGAGTGTGAAACTCAAGAGAATAATCATCACATTATACCGTACTCGATTGGTTCGACGAGCGAATCATCATCGAAGCATCATCCACCCTCAGGCAGCGGCACTGCCAGTCCGTCGACGACATTAGGCGTCGGTAGCGCGGGAAaggcgacgacgacgacgacgacgacgacgaattgttgttgctgttgttattgttgttgtttcaCCGGTAGCGAGGATAATCGTCGtaatcgtcatcatcatcagcagcagcagcagcagcagcagcgttACGGCAATGCGTCATCAGCGAGCATCGATGATACGTCAAACGATAACAACGGACGTGTAACCAGGTGCAAGGATCTGCTGAAAAGTTTGAAGGAAAATCAGCTGGAGATGCTTTTGGCCGCGGTAGAAAGTTACGGAGCCGATCTGAGCGGCTGTGTTCTCGTACCGAGGCGGCGACGACGCGCCGACGGAGATCTGAGAACCGTCGAAAACGCGACCAACGATAATAATACCGCGATGGGCTGCAGGGAGGATAAAAAGACCCAGCAGCAGACGCAGCGATCCTCGGctcgtcatcatcatcatcacaaTCAGCACAGTCAAAGACTGCAGCAGCGGCTGACGCGAGGGGAACGACGATCGGACGATAACGACGAGAACGCGATTCCCCTGGAGGAGAGGAACCCAACCTCCCTTCCCCTCGCCGACGCCGCGatcgcgacgacgacgacgacgacgacgacgaacaGCACGTGCAGCAGGTTCGGTCGAGGCGATCGACAGTCGTCTCATCGTTCGCGAAATTCCGCCGGTGCGACGCCGGCGTCGACGGATCGCAACACCGGCGTCGAACCCCACCTTCTCTGCTGCCAAATTTGGCGGTGGCCCGACCTCGCCGACAGCGATGAACTTAAGAGACTTCCGGTATGCCATTCCGACGAGGATCCCGTCTACGTTTGCTGCAATCCCTATCATTGGAGTCGGCTCTGCAAACCCGGTGAGTTGACGCCGTTTgtagataattattattttcacattttgcGAATCGATTGATTTTGCGAGCGATGGAGAGAACGAAGCGTTTTTCACTCGCCGGACGAATGACCGATGAACGTTGTTGGATATTGTTTctaaaatttctaaaacaGCGACTCGATGTGATTGAAGAGAGTGAAGTTCGCAACGTTAATGTAAGGATTGATCTTCAGGATAAATCAGTATTTCGAACACTGTGGAATCGTCTTAAATTTAGTtgtctatttttaaaaagcaacgtgtattcgaaatattgataattaaactcttTCAAAGCCGTTCTGAATGTTTGAAACAATGATTCTAGTCATCGTAAtaagttggtaacgttatcgtaacgacCCGCGCCGAGAAAATAATCgttattttcgcaattttcaaactgtttgaaattctatGAACCGACAATGTTGAAACGTACTCATATTTTGCAGTCCTAGTTCCTTCGAAATTACAGTAACAATAAGAAAGTAGTGATTTTCTCGACAACGTTTTGTTTACACGACAACGTCACTAACGTCAACCTTGTTTCtagtttcaatatttcgttacattaacgttTACCGCCAACTCTTGAATCTGATTGTGATTGAGTGTGATTCATCCTACACGAGTCCAGTTCTAAACCTCTCCGACCGTTCGTGTTATCTTGAACGAAACGCgaatttcctcctcttctcATGCGCGCGGTTGTTGAAACGATCGGCCGGACGTTGCAGGGAGCAACAACAACACAACAGCAGCAGCTGATTGTGTCTTTGTAGCGATGATAGGTTCTCTTTTTAACGTCCTCCTGCTAATTTTCGCGTATACCTCAATATAATATactgttcaaatattttcacatccACATTACGAGTGTATAATCAAATGTAGAGTACGGTAACGATGCGTTCTTACCATTCTCGATAATGGGATATACACACATTCATgcaattatacgtatactcgTATTACATGGGACTATCTAAGTAGGTAACGTTGCGCCCACGCCACGTTGTGATATTACGCGACGGTCGTCGCATTACGCACAGACGTGTTCAGTATCATcctaaatttgattttttaaatttcatttaaataccTCTGCTTCTTCGCTACAGTCGCGTGATTTTTTTGCCTATTTGTGAAATTTGTGAGaccgatataaaaaaatatactcgtTGCACAACTGTATTTGTCGCTTTGGAAAAAAtccccaaaaaaaagtaaaaaagtagtgaaatgaaacgaacaaattattcatttcggtATTGTATTATAAGACGCGTAACCCACATGGGTGGACCATTAATCGATGTAGGTATGCAAGTATACCATGTTCCACGAAGCGTACGATTGTGcgttgatgaaatttctcttACACGCAACTATCCGAGATTTAAAAGCGTCGTCGTCGCGCCGTGGCGACCAATTTTCAGATAACGCTGATGACACACGCTCTGCGTGCCGCATACATCGCTATCTGTGTAGCCTCGGTCCTTTGTGTGGCAATTTTACCGTCGTACATTCTACTCGGCGCCTGGCGCCTGCGAATCACGAAATGCGAGTTGCGAATTGCGATACGGTACAACAAGGGGACGTGTATAGGTGGATAAACGATGCCGTAAGAACCTCGCGTTTTAAAGCCAGCCACCAAGTGTGTCgcgacaaagaaaaatatatttataaataataaccgCACAGCCGTACTTCGTATGTAGAAGAAAATATTCGTCGTCTGCGGGACATTGTATTGTAAGAGAATATGCTATGTTACGCACGATTTTATATTAGGGTGATCCTTGTTAGagttgtttttgaatttttgtgctCCTGGGGGGTTTGAAAGCTTTCAGATTGACGAACACAAATCCCTTGAATATTTCAGCTCTCTGTATCAACTCTAAGTACTCCGCGTTTTGATCGAAGTAtcttatgaaaataatatgggAAATAGTTTTTTggtctttgaaattttataagtcGTTGGCGAATGTACCGACAGCAATGGGGAATGCATATTTCTGTAGGGAATTGAACACTCCGCAAAAAAGCTCTGAGgcataaaatttgtaaatgaaaacATTCGTACGTTAATTAAcgttcaaagtttaatttatataaaattatggTTCCCTCAAGTACAGCAACTCTACAATCAACTCTATcgtaaaatatatgaaattgttttttcatcattgtCGGTATATTCGCCAACGacttataatatttcaaagagcaaaaaaagttttccccATGTTACTTCCTGCGTAAGATACTTCGATCACAAGGCGGACTATCTCAAGAGTTGACACAGAGAGCTCGAAATTTTCCGTGAACGTCTTTCTTGTCAACTTGCAAGCGTTTAATCCCCTGGGAgtgtaaaaatacaaaaacaaccCCTATTAACGACCACCccaacatacatatataaaaaaaaaaaaaaaagaaacgatgtAAAAATCTACGAATAGTACATTTTTCGTATGTTTTTACCCGCTGTTTTTCGCGCACACGAGTGAGAAAAGtaagtgaaagagagagagagagagagcgagagagcggGCGGTGAAGGGAGGTGGACGCGGCACTTACCAATAGCCGCTGCACACAATCAAAGTTACGATGGGCGGTGGACGAAcgaggggcgggggagggggaggaccGACAGGCAGAAGGAAATGAatctaaaaataaatcgtaTATTCGGCGGCGAGTCAGGTTGTCGGCGAGGGGGTTGAAGGGGGGCCGGCGCCGACGGCGGTCGGAGGGTGGGGTGGTGGGGGGGGGTTCCTGACGGCGCCGCTGCGTGTCATTGCTGGCGCCAGCTAATTGTCGAGGCCAGCCGCAGCATGAGCCGAGTTGcttgccgctgctgctgctgctgctgacgCTGACGCTGACCGAACCGACTCGTCGAGTCTTCCTTCTTATTCCTGCCTCCTGTCGGGAGAGACAGACTCTGCTCTGCTCTCtctgctctctctctctctttctctctggCTGTCTTGTGTCTGGCGACGAGAGTCACCTCCTTCACTTCGATCTTTAGTTTATTCGTACTTTACCGATAGGTAAGTAAATTTCGGTTTTAGGTATGTGAACTGTGCAAAGTTGAAATTGATATTGGTAAGGTTTAAAACGTGTTTATAAACGAAACAGAAGATTATcgccattttgcaattttagaatgattttttttaaatgttattttgttctttttttaattcatagCCGAACGGGATGCTATTCATCTTATGGCAATCCTGCGTAATAAACAAAGTTGCGGAATAaagattgtttatttttttttttttttgtttatttgacaAACATGCgtcgttacagtaacgttactataACTTCAAACTCGTGCGATGCGTTATTCGGTATATTCGTCGAGGTATTTAGCAAATTTTTGAGGAATTTAACAAATTACGCGTTATAACAGACTACAGCTGCGTGTTATAATAGACCGAACAAACGAAATATCAATCTACGTACACACGGAagtttgtacaaattttatgTATCGTTATATATGCATGCATACGCGGACCGTTCGTCATTAATAAGCCGCGGCACTTATCTCTCTAATTAGATGGTTATCTCACTGCTTTCAAATTACACCCGGTCTCTGTAATCGCTGGATTTGGTGGTGGTGCTGCTGTTGCaggtgttttttgaaagaGCATTTCGATTACATGAGCTTACGCGTCGTTTCTATACGTACA
Proteins encoded in this region:
- the LOC124298586 gene encoding uncharacterized protein LOC124298586, yielding MFMFWSKRTLLTKRLLKAKVRGEHETECETQENNHHIIPYSIGSTSESSSKHHPPSGSGTASPSTTLGVGSAGKATTTTTTTTNCCCCCYCCCFTGSEDNRRNRHHHQQQQQQQQRYGNASSASIDDTSNDNNGRVTRCKDLLKSLKENQLEMLLAAVESYGADLSGCVLVPRRRRRADGDLRTVENATNDNNTAMGCREDKKTQQQTQRSSARHHHHHNQHSQRLQQRLTRGERRSDDNDENAIPLEERNPTSLPLADAAIATTTTTTTTNSTCSRFGRGDRQSSHRSRNSAGATPASTDRNTGVEPHLLCCQIWRWPDLADSDELKRLPVCHSDEDPVYVCCNPYHWSRLCKPESPPPPYCLIADRLRPEDRAPSEGGGEGDADAVINRHRNANPPPLPGSLTTNGEDASGQREWCTLAYWELGGRVGRLFPVEPSTVNVFDSLLDGDGLCLATLAENHSTSPAIQRTRSKIGLGLTLSDESDGVWAYNRSENPIFVNSPTLDDPESRTLLVYRVPPGFCLNIFDRAKNVHRHYHHQQQSSTSLSSSNSPNNAAVQGLTSGPVDVNSVRISFAKGWGPKYSRQEVTSCPCWLEVLLAPCR